In Granulicella mallensis MP5ACTX8, the sequence GCGTGCGGTTGACGATGTCGGCGACGAACTGGGGACCGAAGGGCAGATCGATGTTGTTGCAGTCGATGTAACGCGACTGCTTTCCGTCCACGATAAAGAGGTTGTTGCCTTGTGGCTTGACGGCGACATCGGTGTACTTGCGCACCTCGATGTACCCTTGCGTGCCGAGGATGAAGAGCCTTCCATCGCCCCAGGTGCCGAGTGCGTCGGGCGTGAACCAGTCCAGCCGAACATAGCCGAACCCCTTGTTGCCGCGCAGCACCATGTCTCCGAAGTCCTGGAAGCGCGGGTGCTCGGGGTGCGCGATATTAGCGATCTGCGACTCGACGATCTCAGCCTTCGTGGACCCTGTGTAGTAGAGAAATTGATCCACCTGGTGCGAGCCGATATCGCAAAGAATTCCGCCGTACTGGTCGGGGTTCCAGAACCAGTCGGGGCGGGGGGCTCCGCCGCCGTTGTCGCCGGACTTCTGCATAATCTGGTGCGGCGCAATGTTGATGGTCTGGATGACGCGGCCGATCGCTCCGGCCTGGACCAATTCTCCAGCTTTGACGGCAGCTTTTACCTCCAGCAACTCGCTGTACATGATGCCGTAGATGCGTTTGGTTTCGGCGATGGTCTTGCGGACTTCGGCGAGCTGCTCCAGTGTCGTGATGCCGGGCTTATCGCTCAGGTAATCTTTGCCGTGCTTCATCACTTTGATGCCGAGGGCGGCACGCTCGCTGGCGATCTTCGAGCTCATGACCAACTGGATCGACGGGTCGTTCAGGATCTCCTCTTCGGAAGAGGCGACTTTGACGTCTGGGAAGCGCTTGCGGAACACGGCAATCTTGTCCGGTTCCGCGCCATAGGCTGCCACCATGACACCGCCGCCGCGTTGGATGGCGCCGATCATTCCGTAGATGTGGTCATGGCTCATGCCGCATACGGCGAAGCGAATGGTGTGGCTGGGTTTCGCGTCCGTCTCCTGCGCTGGCTGTGCGATCTCATGCACGATATGTCCGCTGCCGGTATGCGCTGCGAAGGACGATTCCGGCAAGGCTCCCATGAGCCCCACCGAGCCTATTGTCTGCAAGAACGACCGCCGGTCCATTCCACTGCCTGCACTCATCTATTCATCCCCTTTACCTGCAAATTGCGTGTTTCATCTTATTCCGATGGAGCAACGGCTGTCGCGCTGCCATGACATGTGGAACGAAGAAGCGTCCGTCTTCGGGGCGGAAGGATCGAAACCCGTGGTTTGATGTTCGAACGTAACCTATCGCGCCCAAGAGACTCTAACAGTATGCGTTGGCGTGCGTTTCATTTCAGAATGTCTGCGGCATCGCGCCCTTTAACAGGAGAGCTGATCCAGCATGAACAATCAGAGTGAAACATCAAACGGTGATAAAGCGTCGCTCTTTGGCTACTTTGCCGCGCTCTATCGGTATCCTCTCAACCGCTGGGCGCCCATTCCCTTACGGCTGATCGTCGGCTATGGTTTCATGCAGCATGGTTATGCAAAACTGACCAAAGGCCCCGAAGCCTTTGCCGTGATTCTTCATGCGCTTGGTGTGCCAAGTCCCCATCTGATGGCCTGGCTCACGATTCTGCTCGAACTGTTTAGTGGCCTGGCTGTTCTTCTGGGCGCATTTGTGTCGCTCGCCAGCCTGCCGATGGCTGTGCTTCTAGTGGTAGCTATCTTTACAGTGCATCTGCCGAATGGATTCAGCTCGATCAAACTGATAGCTGTGACCCCTGCCGGCGCTCGGTTTGGGCAGCCGGGGTATGAGTGTAACTTGCTGTATCTCGCTTGCCTCGCGGCACTCGTCCTGGGTGGTTCAGGACCGTTATCGATAGATGGTCTCGTCAAGAGGCGCTTGAAAGTAGAATAATCGTTTCCGTGCCGAGATTTGGAATCGAACCTGTCGATAGGAGCAAGCTGAAACGGCAACTCATCAAGTCCGGGATGAGGCCGAACGACGATCGTGATGCCGCGTTCCGTCGCGTCATCAGTTCTATTCCCAAAGGCAAAGTGAGTACCTATGGAAAGGTCGCTACTGCTGCCGGATATCCTCTCTATCATCGTGCGGTGGCACGGTTGCTGAGGGTGGAACCGGATGTTTTGCCCTGGCATCGTGTTGTGGGTGTAGGTGGAGAGATCAAGGTGCGCGGTGAGGGAACGGCTGAGCAACGCCTGCGCCTGCAGATGGAAGGTGTCAAGTTTTCTGGCAAGCATGTCGACATGGAGAAGTACGAGCACTTTTTGAAACCATGGGAGTAAAGAGAGACAGAGTGGTGAATCGTCAAACCTTGCCAGCTGAGAATCCCATTCAGGGTCTTCCTGATATCCTCGCAAACGGTTTGAGCGTGGTCTTCTGCGGGATCAATCCCGGTCTGCGTTCGGCTGTACTTGGATACCATTTCGCTGGCCGTAGCAACCGCTTCTGGCGTGTTCTTCATCTTTCGGGATTTACTCCGGAGCAGATATTGCCTGAAAATGCCCGTTCTCTACTCGACTATCGTTGTGGGCTTACATCTGCTGTAGAGAGGCCTACGGTCGGCGCCAACGATCTCAGGAGAATTGATTTTATTGAGGGGCGCCCCGAACTGGAGCGGAAGATCCGGCAGTATGGTCCACGTTACATTGCCTTTCTGGGAAAGCCGGCGTGTTCGGCGATCTTTAATCAGCGGGAGCTTCCGTGGGGGCAGCAGTCTATGCGTTTTGGCGGTGCCAAGGTATGGGTGCTACCGAACCCCAGCGGGCTTAGCCGTGCCTTCACTCTTGAAAATTTGGTCACTGCTTACCGGGAGTTGGTTGAAGCCGCAGGATTGTAGGCAGAGGAGGTACGGACAAGCGGTTTGTACTCAGGATGTTTATTGAGAAAGTGATAGACAAACGGACAAATAATTTCGACCTTCAAGTGGCTCTCCTTCGCATAGTCAAACGCCATTTGGGCAAGCTCTGTGGCGATACCGCGACCTCGAAGTGCAGGAGCCACTTCGGTGTGGAGAAGCGATATTGATTCATGGCCGTCGATCTCATAGGCAAGGTAGGAGATCTGGCCCTCGCGCTCGATCTTGAACCGTCCCATTAATTTCTGTGAAGGATCATTATTCATCATTGACCTCGTCTTCTATTTCGCGGTTGGTGCTTTACAAGCACAAGCTTACGCTTGAAGCCCTCTGCATCACTCTCTGTAGAGTGAGATGCATCTTGTTGGCCATCGCAGCATCATAGAAAAAGGCAAAGATCATGGTCTATAAAATCATCGACACTCCAGTCGGAAGATTAAAGCTAATAGCGAGTGATAACGGACTCGTTGCCATTCTCTGGGAGAACGACAATCCGCGCCGGGTCCGTTTGGGAGAGCTTGCGGAGGATGAAAGACATCCCGTCCTTCTCGAAACAGAGCGCCAATTGGGTGAATACTTCAAGGGAAAGCGAAAGTCATTTTCGCTTCCACTTGATATGAGAGGCACTCAGTTCCAGAGGGATGTCTGGGAAGCCCTTTTGGCCATACCCTTTGGCGAGACGCGGAGTTATGGCCAACTCGCGAAACAGTTAGGGAATCCCAAAGCGACACGAGCGGTCGGCGCTGCCAATGGCAGAAATCCGATCTCGATCATTGTGCCATGCCATCGTGTGATTGGATCATCCGGTAAATTGACAGGGTTCGCAGGCGGCCTCGCCCGGAAGGAGCTCTTGCTGGACTTGGAAGGCAACGTTAGATCTGCACACGGGATAGAAGCCAAAAGATCTCTGTCTGAGTCGCACGTTGACCGAACAGTTCAGTCAACCTTGTTTGGTTCGTAACAACTGACAATTCACTCATCCATTTCACATATTGTTCTGAAACTCCCGACGCGGAGAACTATCACTCTCCGCGTCGGTTTTTCTTGATCTGTCAGGCAATACGTCGTTATAACTACATTTTTACGAATATTTATAATGTCGAAAATTAAATAGATGGCGCATTTTGGAGCTTCGGAAACTGCACCGGGAATGCACCCGTGTGGCTACTGACAAGAGCATAGGCTTGTCTATTTGTTCGCAGGATCGCGTTGTTCGCAGGATCGCGTAAACCAATATCTGCAAGCAGAGAGAAAACTCCCCTGCTGAGGAAGAGAAAACTACTAAATGAAATTCGACCCAGTCCGTTTACGGATTGAAATTTGATGGAGATCCTGATGTTTTTAACGATTCTGTCGTAACTTTTTAATCTTTCCTTCATCTGCTATTGGCTCCGGTGAGTCAACCTGATCACAGCAATTGATGCAAGCAGTATCAGTAGGGTCTCCCGTTGGTCGTAAATCGCAACCGCTGAGCAGTGTTACGTCAGGTAAGGAGATGTACCATGTTGTACCAAAAGGAAGAGCCCATTTTAAATGGGCAGAGTTCTTGCGCCGAAAACTTCCGGTGCGCCTTTTCACCCGCCACGTTTGATCTATCCGCTCAAGTTGCCATTGAAAAGATCAGCGAGCTGCTGCGCCGGGAAAAGATAGAAGGCGTTACGCTCGAACAGCCTGAAGACTTGATGTCTGAAGCGCGTGGACTCATGACCGCTCATAGCGGATCTGACGCTCCCTTCGATCCTGAGAGATTCTCCAAGATTATCGACCTGTACTTCCGAACCAGCATTAAGGTCGGATCTACCGGCTATATGGCACGGCAGTTTTCTTCTGTCTTCCCTGTAGCTGCGGTCTTCGATATGATCACGGCCATTTCGCCGCAGCCTGCTTCGTTTTATGAGGCCGGGCAGCTTGCCAATGTCGCCGATAAGATCATCGCGGAAGAGTTTGCCCGTCGCATCGGATGGGATCCCGATACCTGCGACATGATCACGACGTCAGGTGGTTCTCTGGCAAACCTTACGGCGGTTCTCGCTGCACGGAACGATCGCTTGTATGCCAGTTGGAAGACCGGCGTTACACGGCGAAACGGTACTCCTGCTATCGCAGTAGGTGATGACATCCACTACAGCGTGTGCCGGGTCCCTGGAATCATTGGAATTGGTCAGGACAATATCATCCGGCTGCCGCTTAATGATCGCCGTCAGATCTGTGTTCGTCGTGCGATCCCTATCCTCAGGGAAGCGCTTGCAGAGGGCAAAGACATCTTCTGCCTGGTTATCTCGGCGGGTACTACACCCGTCGGGGCCATCGATCCGCTCGAAGAACTGGCTGATTTTGCCGAAGAACATGGCATATGGCTCCATGTAGATGCGGCACACTGCGGCGCTTTTCTGCTATCAGAACGACTCAGACCCAGACTGCGTGGAATCGAACGAGCAGATTCCTTCTGCATTGACGCACACAAGACCTTGTTCGTTCCGGCCCTCTGCACGCTCTTGTTCTATCGTGATCGGGCCAAGGCACGCGGCGCCTTTTCGCAGGAGGCCAGTTACGTCTTTGACCACCATGAGAATTCCATGACGCGATTTGAGAGTGGTGCGAAGAATTTTGAATGCACGAAGCGCCCGGCAATTCTCAACCTATGGTTGATCTGGGCCATGTTTGGGCCACAAGTTATCGCACAAAAGTTAGAGTACCTGGTAGATCTCACCTGGGATGCCTATAGCTATCTCTCGTCTCTGCCGGATTTTGCAACTGTCCACGAACCGGAGGCGAATATCTTGTGCTTTGAATATAAGCCCAAGGGACTCGACTCCATCCAGATCAGCGAACTGCAACTTGCCCTGCGTGATGCCATTCGCGACGGAGGGCGATTTTTTATTTCCAAAGTAGAGATCGAAGGTAGAAACGTGCTTCGCATTGTCATGATGAACCATGAAATAGAGATGGACCATATAGCTGCTCTGATATTTGAAATACGGAGCAGGGCCGCAGAGATCATGAAGTCCTGGGAAGTGCGTGCTCTCGACGCAACGATGGTGGCTCAATAATGACCCAAGCTACCCTCTCCCCTATTGATAACGAACAGGAACAGCTTGCCACGTCCGTTATCCCTGAAGACCAGCTAGCCCCGGATTCGATTGAGGCGGTTCTGGCCCTTCCTCAATTTCTTTCTACGCTGCGAGACGTAGAGCAGCGCACACAGGTCTCCTACGATTGTCTTCCAATCGAGATACAACACGCGATTGTGTTGCGCCGCCTGCGTCAATTAGTGAATATCGCTCGGCTCAATCCTTTATGGCGCGAACGGATGGATGCGGCCAGCCTGTCGGGAGGCATCCACAGCTTCGAAGACTTTCAAGCCATTCCGCTCACCGATAAAGAGACCTTCCGTGATTTCTTTACAGGGGACCGGGCCGGTATGGTCGTGCCTATCGAGCACGGCGGCTTCGAGGTTGTAGCCAGCGGTGGGACTAGTTCCGGCAAGCCGTCTGAGACGGTGTACTCCCTGAAGGAGCTGCAGGATACGTACGAGCTTTCTGGAGAGTTTATTGGCCGCCATATGATGCTTCGGCATCTGGGCGAGAGTGGGCCGCGATGGGTTGCGACGACGCTGGCCGACTACCAGATGTGGAGCAGCGGAACGATGGTGGGAGGGGTCCTGCAGAAGATCCCTGGCGTGAACTATATCGGGGCGGGGCCAATGAGTCCGGAAGTCTATCGCCTCATGATGTCCTATCCGGGCACCAAAGCCATTATGGGTATCACCCAGAGCATCGCTCTGCTGGCCAGCTTTGCAGAGGGTCTGGATGTCGAGGAACGCGATAGCTTCCGGGTGGCGCTCTATGGCAGTGGTGTGTTGCGGAAGAAGATCCGCGACGACTTGAAGACTGCTTATCCCAATATCGCTATTCTCAGCTACTTTGCCGCCACGCAGGCGGAAGCGATCGGGTTACAGCTTAGCGAGGACTCGAATCTACTTTCGGCCGTGCCCGGGCTGCACTTCATCGAGGTTGTCGATGCCGATGGCCGATGGGTAGCGGAGGGAGAAGAAGGGGAGCTGGTTGTTACGCGTTTGCACGCGAATGAGGCTCCGGTCTTCCGTTACAAGATAGGTGACCGGGTTATTCGCCGGCCTTACCTCGCGACACCCTCGCTCAATACGGCACAGTTCGAGTTTGTCGGCCGCAGTGGCGATTTTATGCACATCGGCGATACCCAGTACAACGTCAAGCAGGCGTTCGAAAACATCGCACAGGAGTTCCAAAAACAGGGAATCCTCGATATTGACGAAGTAGCGGCGGAGGTTCAATTCATCAACTACCGGGAGCGGAAGGAGCTGCATCTATTGGTGGCTACCCCCGCCTATCTCGAGCTACTTCCGGTAGTGGCTCAGCGACTTGGTCCGGCAGGCGCATCGCCGGTCATGATCAATGGCCTGATCCGCTCTCTCTCCGTATTCAACAGCCTGGAAGCCAACGACGCGTCGTTACGACGTACCGGATATAACTTCGGCTTGCGGCTGATCGCTCCTTCCTCTCCAGATCTGGTGCGGACAGAGGTCGGTAAGGTTCCTTTGTTGGTTGATGTGGTATCAGGCAACGATGGATCCGGGCTCTAAATTGTTCCATTCACCTATAAACGATTTCAGCGAAAGGAAATGCCCAGTGAGTAAGCTTAATATTCAGATATTCGTAGATGTCATTGCGATGATGACCGGAAGTCCTGTCGAGAAAACAGTTTTTATCTATGACGACAGCCCTTCAGGTAGCCTTGGCAAAGGCACCCATAAAGCAATTTCCGCAGTCTATCCCGGTCAATTGATCCAGTGGAATCTGTATCCAGTGGATGTCCAGACACCGGTGTGGCTCGGTGGCATTACCTTCGGCCCTCAGGAGACCGGAGTCGCTGTGGCTCCGCAAGCAGGCTCTACTGCAACAACCGATTCGGCAGATGGAACCCAGGCAGTAGGCAGCGAGACTCCCTGGCTCTGCACCTGGACGGGCTATGCACCGCTCTGCATGCTGCCGAATTATGGGCATCCCTATACGCTTCATCTGCAGTTCGGCACCACGGGAAAAATGATCAGCGTCGCTGGTCCACAACTCGCTTTTCCCACGATGTATGCCCCTGCTCCCGTTGGGACGAACAGCGTCCTCTAATATTCGCGACTAGCACAACGAACCCTAAAAGAGGAATCTATGCAAAACGGAATCATCTTGTTGGTGGATGTCGACGCCCTGCTGGAAGAGCGCCGGGTCGAGAACAATGTCTATCTCTTAGACAACACAAAAAAACTTGGATCTATTGGTGAGGGAACCACGGATCTAACAACGAATATTGTTGGTGCTCTTAATCCTGATGGGTCCATAGCCGGCGAAGCCGTCATGAACTGGCTGCCCTACGGAATCGCCGCCGCACCGAATCCGGTGTTGCGAGTCGCAGCGAGAAAAGATCATGGCGCTGCGAGATTCCATGAACTCCTCGCTGAGCTGAAAACGGCACCTCCCGCGAATGTAGCGAAGATCGTCGCCCGTCATGAAAAGATAGCGAACCAGCAAGAGTGCGCTACCTTCGAGCGTAAAGATGGACGTCATCACGAGGTCCCCATGGCTTTTGCGCATCCTGCAGGAGTTTCGAAGGGTGAAACCACCGTTAGCGCAGGGGATTTGTCTCCATTGATCTCCGACATCACCGGTCCTGCTGTGGACAACGGAGTGCTTTACCCGGCTCAATACGGATCTCCGGATGCCCTCACAGAAGGCTGGTATTGGAGTGCGACCGTGGATACGCATAAG encodes:
- a CDS encoding Gfo/Idh/MocA family protein; amino-acid sequence: MSAGSGMDRRSFLQTIGSVGLMGALPESSFAAHTGSGHIVHEIAQPAQETDAKPSHTIRFAVCGMSHDHIYGMIGAIQRGGGVMVAAYGAEPDKIAVFRKRFPDVKVASSEEEILNDPSIQLVMSSKIASERAALGIKVMKHGKDYLSDKPGITTLEQLAEVRKTIAETKRIYGIMYSELLEVKAAVKAGELVQAGAIGRVIQTINIAPHQIMQKSGDNGGGAPRPDWFWNPDQYGGILCDIGSHQVDQFLYYTGSTKAEIVESQIANIAHPEHPRFQDFGDMVLRGNKGFGYVRLDWFTPDALGTWGDGRLFILGTQGYIEVRKYTDVAVKPQGNNLFIVDGKQSRYIDCNNIDLPFGPQFVADIVNRTHTAQDQEQALLAAELVITAQKNAKLVHMNA
- a CDS encoding DoxX family protein; translation: MNNQSETSNGDKASLFGYFAALYRYPLNRWAPIPLRLIVGYGFMQHGYAKLTKGPEAFAVILHALGVPSPHLMAWLTILLELFSGLAVLLGAFVSLASLPMAVLLVVAIFTVHLPNGFSSIKLIAVTPAGARFGQPGYECNLLYLACLAALVLGGSGPLSIDGLVKRRLKVE
- a CDS encoding MGMT family protein, whose amino-acid sequence is MPRFGIEPVDRSKLKRQLIKSGMRPNDDRDAAFRRVISSIPKGKVSTYGKVATAAGYPLYHRAVARLLRVEPDVLPWHRVVGVGGEIKVRGEGTAEQRLRLQMEGVKFSGKHVDMEKYEHFLKPWE
- the mug gene encoding G/U mismatch-specific DNA glycosylase, which gives rise to MNRQTLPAENPIQGLPDILANGLSVVFCGINPGLRSAVLGYHFAGRSNRFWRVLHLSGFTPEQILPENARSLLDYRCGLTSAVERPTVGANDLRRIDFIEGRPELERKIRQYGPRYIAFLGKPACSAIFNQRELPWGQQSMRFGGAKVWVLPNPSGLSRAFTLENLVTAYRELVEAAGL
- a CDS encoding GNAT family N-acetyltransferase, with product MMNNDPSQKLMGRFKIEREGQISYLAYEIDGHESISLLHTEVAPALRGRGIATELAQMAFDYAKESHLKVEIICPFVYHFLNKHPEYKPLVRTSSAYNPAASTNSR
- a CDS encoding methylated-DNA--[protein]-cysteine S-methyltransferase, with amino-acid sequence MVYKIIDTPVGRLKLIASDNGLVAILWENDNPRRVRLGELAEDERHPVLLETERQLGEYFKGKRKSFSLPLDMRGTQFQRDVWEALLAIPFGETRSYGQLAKQLGNPKATRAVGAANGRNPISIIVPCHRVIGSSGKLTGFAGGLARKELLLDLEGNVRSAHGIEAKRSLSESHVDRTVQSTLFGS
- a CDS encoding pyridoxal phosphate-dependent decarboxylase family protein — protein: MLYQKEEPILNGQSSCAENFRCAFSPATFDLSAQVAIEKISELLRREKIEGVTLEQPEDLMSEARGLMTAHSGSDAPFDPERFSKIIDLYFRTSIKVGSTGYMARQFSSVFPVAAVFDMITAISPQPASFYEAGQLANVADKIIAEEFARRIGWDPDTCDMITTSGGSLANLTAVLAARNDRLYASWKTGVTRRNGTPAIAVGDDIHYSVCRVPGIIGIGQDNIIRLPLNDRRQICVRRAIPILREALAEGKDIFCLVISAGTTPVGAIDPLEELADFAEEHGIWLHVDAAHCGAFLLSERLRPRLRGIERADSFCIDAHKTLFVPALCTLLFYRDRAKARGAFSQEASYVFDHHENSMTRFESGAKNFECTKRPAILNLWLIWAMFGPQVIAQKLEYLVDLTWDAYSYLSSLPDFATVHEPEANILCFEYKPKGLDSIQISELQLALRDAIRDGGRFFISKVEIEGRNVLRIVMMNHEIEMDHIAALIFEIRSRAAEIMKSWEVRALDATMVAQ
- a CDS encoding phenylacetate--CoA ligase family protein, translating into MTQATLSPIDNEQEQLATSVIPEDQLAPDSIEAVLALPQFLSTLRDVEQRTQVSYDCLPIEIQHAIVLRRLRQLVNIARLNPLWRERMDAASLSGGIHSFEDFQAIPLTDKETFRDFFTGDRAGMVVPIEHGGFEVVASGGTSSGKPSETVYSLKELQDTYELSGEFIGRHMMLRHLGESGPRWVATTLADYQMWSSGTMVGGVLQKIPGVNYIGAGPMSPEVYRLMMSYPGTKAIMGITQSIALLASFAEGLDVEERDSFRVALYGSGVLRKKIRDDLKTAYPNIAILSYFAATQAEAIGLQLSEDSNLLSAVPGLHFIEVVDADGRWVAEGEEGELVVTRLHANEAPVFRYKIGDRVIRRPYLATPSLNTAQFEFVGRSGDFMHIGDTQYNVKQAFENIAQEFQKQGILDIDEVAAEVQFINYRERKELHLLVATPAYLELLPVVAQRLGPAGASPVMINGLIRSLSVFNSLEANDASLRRTGYNFGLRLIAPSSPDLVRTEVGKVPLLVDVVSGNDGSGL